A part of Deinococcus aerolatus genomic DNA contains:
- a CDS encoding MBL fold metallo-hydrolase RNA specificity domain-containing protein: MRLQSFGAACTVTGSMHLLTLDGGRRILIDCGLFQGGEALEVRNHEPYPFDPADLDAVILTHAHLDHVGRLPLLVNRGYRGPVYCTPPTAALAGTVLLDSARLQVEGYRQDLRRARRQAREEEVLPPLYDEEDVHRTLALLRPVLEFGQTVTLAGLRVTPGRAGHILGSAYLLLESADGRLLMSGDLGHRESGLQPDFTPPPQADAVVLETTYANRRHRAWPATLAEFSAALRQAVRAGGKILIPSFAIERSQAILSTLRKLMESGEVPRIPVFLDSPMAARATRAYFEFGDELIPEVRDALRSGEDPFAPSTLHVVLTGDESQRINRYDGPAVILAGNGMMTGGRIQHHLRHHLWKPGTSLIIVSYQSPLSLGGRIVAGAETVPIMGEDIAVRARVHTIGGFSAHADQDDLLAFLETAGTPHVWLVHGEVPVMQAFLPVLASLGLKGDIVPDRQMVDLRGSGFSGGRPPGLVPDPEPTGAEVKGGH, translated from the coding sequence ATGCGACTCCAGAGTTTCGGCGCGGCCTGTACGGTCACGGGCAGCATGCACCTGCTGACCCTGGACGGCGGGCGGCGCATCCTGATCGACTGCGGACTGTTTCAGGGCGGCGAGGCGCTGGAGGTCCGCAATCACGAGCCCTACCCCTTTGACCCGGCGGACCTGGACGCGGTGATCCTGACCCACGCGCACCTGGACCACGTGGGCCGCCTGCCGCTGCTGGTGAACCGGGGCTACCGGGGGCCGGTGTACTGCACGCCGCCCACTGCCGCGCTGGCCGGGACCGTGCTGCTGGATTCGGCCCGGTTGCAGGTGGAGGGCTACCGCCAGGACCTGCGCCGCGCCCGCAGGCAGGCCCGCGAGGAGGAGGTTCTGCCGCCGCTGTACGACGAGGAGGACGTTCACCGAACCCTGGCCCTGCTGCGCCCGGTGCTGGAATTTGGGCAGACGGTCACGCTGGCGGGCCTGCGCGTCACCCCCGGGCGGGCCGGGCACATCCTGGGCAGCGCGTATCTGCTGCTGGAATCGGCAGACGGGCGGCTGCTCATGAGCGGCGATCTGGGCCACCGTGAGAGCGGTCTGCAACCCGACTTCACGCCCCCGCCGCAGGCCGACGCGGTGGTCCTTGAGACGACCTACGCCAACCGCCGCCACCGCGCGTGGCCCGCCACCCTGGCCGAGTTCAGCGCCGCCCTGCGGCAGGCGGTGCGGGCCGGCGGCAAGATCCTGATTCCCAGCTTTGCCATCGAACGTTCGCAGGCCATTCTCTCTACCCTGCGGAAGCTGATGGAGTCCGGCGAGGTGCCGCGCATTCCGGTGTTTCTGGATTCCCCGATGGCCGCCCGCGCCACCCGCGCGTACTTCGAGTTCGGCGACGAGCTGATCCCGGAGGTCCGTGACGCCCTGCGCTCCGGCGAGGACCCGTTTGCGCCCAGCACGCTGCACGTGGTCCTGACCGGCGACGAGTCGCAGCGCATCAACCGCTACGACGGCCCAGCCGTCATCCTGGCAGGCAACGGCATGATGACCGGCGGGCGCATCCAGCACCACCTGCGCCACCACCTGTGGAAACCGGGGACCAGCCTGATCATCGTGTCGTACCAGTCGCCGCTCAGCCTGGGCGGGCGCATCGTGGCCGGGGCCGAGACGGTGCCCATCATGGGCGAGGACATCGCCGTGCGGGCCAGGGTCCACACCATCGGCGGCTTTTCCGCCCACGCCGATCAGGACGATCTGCTGGCCTTTCTGGAGACGGCTGGAACCCCCCATGTCTGGCTGGTTCACGGCGAGGTTCCCGTGATGCAGGCCTTTCTGCCGGTCCTCGCCTCGCTCGGCCTGAAGGGAGACATCGTGCCGGACCGGCAGATGGTGGACCTGCGAGGCAGCGGCTTCAGCGGGGGCCGCCCGCCGGGTCTTGTGCCGGACCCTGAACCGACCGGCGCAGAGGTCAAGGGCGGCCATTAA